A genomic region of Lonchura striata isolate bLonStr1 chromosome 8, bLonStr1.mat, whole genome shotgun sequence contains the following coding sequences:
- the ARPC2 gene encoding actin-related protein 2/3 complex subunit 2 yields MILLEVNNRIIEETLTLKFEGAAAGNKPEAVEVTFADFDGVLYHISNPNGDKTKVMVSISLKFYKELQEHGADEVLKKVYGSYLVNPESGYNVSLLYDLENLPADKDAIVHQAGMLKRNCFASVFEKYFKFQEEGKEGEKRAVIHYRDDETMYVEAKKDRVTVVFSTVFKDDDDVVIGKVFMQEFKEGRRASHTAPQVLFSHREPPLELKDTDAAVGDNIGYITFVLFPRHTNAAARDNTINLIHTFRDYLHYHIKCSKAYIHTRMRAKTSDFLKVLNRARPDAEKKEMKTITGKTFTTR; encoded by the exons aaATAAACCAGAGGCAGTAGAAGTAACATTTGCAG ACTTTGATGGAGTCCTTTACCATATTTCAAACCCCAATGGAGACAAGACAAAAGTGATGGTCAGTATTTCTCTGAAATTCTACAAGGAACTCCAGGAACACGGTGCTGATGAG gTATTGAAGAAGGTCTATGGAAGCTACTTGGTAAATCCTGAATCAG GTTACAATGTCTCTTTGCTCTACGACCTGGAGAACCTTCCTGCAGACAAGGATGCCATTGTGCACCAAGCCGGCATGTTGAAGCGCAACTGCTTTGCTTCAGTCTTTGAGAAGTATTTCAAATTCCAGGAAGAGGgcaaagaaggagaaaaaagagcagTCATCCACTACAGGGATGATGAGACAAT GTATGTTGAGGCAAAGAAGGACCGTGTCACGGTTGTGTTCAGCACGGTATTTAAGGACGACGACGATGTGGTGATTGGAAAGGTGTTTATGCAG GAGTTCAAGGAGGGTCGCCGGGCCAGCCacacagccccacaggtgctCTTCAGCCACAGGGAGCCACCCTTGGAGCTGAAAGACACGGACGCAGCTGTTGGTGATAATATTGGCTACATCACTTTTG TGCTGTTCCCCCGTCACACTAATGCTGCAGCCAGAGACAACACCATAAACCTGATCCACACATTCCGGGACTACCTGCACTATCACATCAAGTGCTCAAAG GCCTATATTCACACGCGTATGAGGGCGAAAACGTCAGATTTCCTCAAGGTGCTCAACCGTGCCCGTCCAGAcgcagagaagaaagaaatgaaaacaatcaC GGGGAAGACGTTCACAACCCGTTAA